The segment CCTCGGTCTCGGAGCGCTTCTCGCCGCGCAGCGTCAGCACGCCGTCGTCGAGCATCACTTCGATGTCCTTCTCATCCATGCCGGGGATTTCCGCGGTCACGCGGATCTCCTTCTCGCTGTCGGAGATTTCGACGCTCGGCCAATTGGCGCGCGGCGACGAAAATCCGCTGAGCATCGGCATGCGCGTTTCGAAACCGCGGAAGGCGTCGTCGATCATGCGGTTCATCTCGCGATGCAACGCCATAAACGGGTCGCGGTCCTCGTCACGATAGAAGCTGGGAACCGGACTGTTCTCCCGGCCCCAGGGAATGAGATCACGAATAGCCATTGCTGTTCTCCTTTCTCGACTGGTTGTGTCAAAGGCGAACGCCAGAGATCGCCTTGGCTCAGGCGGCCTGCTTCGGCTTCTCGACCTGTCCGGCCTTGCGCGCGCCGTCTTGCTTGGCGATCGTGATGCGGCGCGGCTTCATCTCCTCGGGCACCTGGCGCACGAGGTCGATCGTCAGCAGGCCGTTGTTGAGCGAGGCGCCGGTGACCGTCATGTGATCGGCAAGCTCGAAGCGCCGGGTGAACGGTCGCACCGGAAGGCCGCGATGGAGATATTCCACCTCGTCCTGTTTCTTGCGCTCGCCCGAAACGATGAGAAGGTTCGGCTCGTGGCTGATGTCGAGATCGTCCTCGGAAAAGCCGGCGACGGCGATCGTCACCCGATAATTGTTCTCGTCGCTTCGCTCGATGTCATAAGGCGGCCAGGTCTCGACTGCCTGCGGCGCGTTTTCCAGCAGGTTGAAGATGCGGTCGAAACCGATGCTCGACCGATAGAGCGGGGAAAAGTCGAATGCGGTTCTCATAGCTACATCCTCCATGGAGCAACATAGTACGAGGGACGCCAAAGAGCTTGGCGCTCCCTGGGTTCTGCCGGTCCCATCCGGCAACCGGCAATTTAAATTTGGTTATTGTCAGGCCGAAATCAAGACCCAGATTCTGTCCCGCTGCCAGGATTTTTGTTGCCAGATTGTACTGATAATGCCGGTTTCAAC is part of the Mesorhizobium sp. L-2-11 genome and harbors:
- a CDS encoding Hsp20/alpha crystallin family protein, with translation MAIRDLIPWGRENSPVPSFYRDEDRDPFMALHREMNRMIDDAFRGFETRMPMLSGFSSPRANWPSVEISDSEKEIRVTAEIPGMDEKDIEVMLDDGVLTLRGEKRSETEDKERHFSERFYGRFERRIPLGYEVEEDKVNAAFHNGVLTVTLPKTERAQTKAKRIAISGGAASPGKSKH
- a CDS encoding Hsp20 family protein; translated protein: MRTAFDFSPLYRSSIGFDRIFNLLENAPQAVETWPPYDIERSDENNYRVTIAVAGFSEDDLDISHEPNLLIVSGERKKQDEVEYLHRGLPVRPFTRRFELADHMTVTGASLNNGLLTIDLVRQVPEEMKPRRITIAKQDGARKAGQVEKPKQAA